GGTCATCCTTGTAGGGAATAATCCAGCATCAAGAACATATGTAACGAGTAAAGAAAAGACTTGTAAAGAATTAGGAATGCATTCTGTATTAATCGAGCTTCCAGAGACAATTTCTGAGCAGGAGTTATTACAAAAAATTGATGAATTAAATCATGATGACAAAATTCATGGTATTCTTGTCCAGCTACCTGTTCCTGACCATATTAATGAAACAAGCATTATCGAAGCTATTTCGCCTGAAAAGGATGTAGATGGGTTTCATCCAATTAATATCGGCAGAATGATGACTGGACAAGATGCATTTTTACCTTGTACGCCTTATGGTGTCATGGTTATGCTGAAAGAAACTGGAATTGAGATTGCTGGTAAGCATGTTGTGGTTGTCGGTCGTAGCAACATTGTAGGAAAACCACAGGGACAATTATTTTTAAATGAACATGCAACAGTAACTTATTGTCACTCTAAAACGGTTGATATTAAATCGATAACGAATCAGGCGGATATACTTGTGGCAGCAGTTGGAAAACCATATTTTATTACGGAAGATTTTGTAAAACCAGGTGCAGTTGTCATTGATGTTGGGATTAATCGGAATAGTGAAGGCAAGTTGTGCGGCGATGTAGATTTTGCTGGAGTGAAAGAAAAAGCTGGATACATTACCCCTGTTCCTGGTGGAGTAGGGCCAATGACGATTACCATGTTGATGTTCAATACATTAAAATCTGCTAAAAAAATTCAACAAAAACTACAAAGTTTTAACGAAGTGCGATAATGTAACAGGCCTGTTTCATTTTTAAAAATTGATTATCGATGATTGTAACGATAATCAATTTTTTATAGAAATGGAATGGGTTTTGTTTGT
The DNA window shown above is from Bacillus sp. T3 and carries:
- the folD gene encoding bifunctional methylenetetrahydrofolate dehydrogenase/methenyltetrahydrofolate cyclohydrolase FolD codes for the protein MSAKLISGKEIATKKKNEIAQEVENLKKAGITPGLAVILVGNNPASRTYVTSKEKTCKELGMHSVLIELPETISEQELLQKIDELNHDDKIHGILVQLPVPDHINETSIIEAISPEKDVDGFHPINIGRMMTGQDAFLPCTPYGVMVMLKETGIEIAGKHVVVVGRSNIVGKPQGQLFLNEHATVTYCHSKTVDIKSITNQADILVAAVGKPYFITEDFVKPGAVVIDVGINRNSEGKLCGDVDFAGVKEKAGYITPVPGGVGPMTITMLMFNTLKSAKKIQQKLQSFNEVR